AGGACCTGGCCGCCCTGGCCGACCACGACGGGGACGGACAGGCCGACACCGCCGTGGTCGCCCGCGCCATCGAAGACGCCCAGGCGCTCATGGACAGCTACCTCGCCGTCCGGTTCGCCGTGCCCGTCCGGCGCCCCGACGGCCGCTGCCCGCCCGCCGTCGCCGTGCGCGCCGTCAACCTGGCCGTCTACTTCCTCCGGCTCGGACGCGACAGCGTCACGCCCGACGCCCGCGCACAGTACGAGGACGACGTCCGCTGGCTCACCGAGGTCGTCGCAGGCCGCGCCGCGCTCGGCATCGAGGACTGCCCCTCGGAGAGCGTCGGCGCGCCGCGCGTCCGCTCCGAGACCTGCCCGCGCCTCTTCGGCCGCCGCGAACCGCTCTGATCCCCCACGGAGGCAACGACCCATGGGCAGCGTCCTCACCCAGGGCCGGCCGGCCCTGCTCGCCGCGCTCCGGGCCGACCCGGA
The Candidatus Brocadiaceae bacterium genome window above contains:
- a CDS encoding DUF1320 domain-containing protein; this encodes MSYCTHADVVARVGDEDLAALADHDGDGQADTAVVARAIEDAQALMDSYLAVRFAVPVRRPDGRCPPAVAVRAVNLAVYFLRLGRDSVTPDARAQYEDDVRWLTEVVAGRAALGIEDCPSESVGAPRVRSETCPRLFGRREPL